The following proteins are encoded in a genomic region of Sorangiineae bacterium MSr12523:
- a CDS encoding TatD family hydrolase, with protein sequence MTSRTTDDYEAMAAAGIRAIIEPAFWLGQPRNHVGTFEDYFAALIGWERFRASQFGIVHYCTLALNPKEANNPRVADDVMTLLPKYLEKDGVVAVGEIGFDDQTPAEEKYFAQHLELAKRFELPVLIHTPHRDKKRGTERSLALVREQRFPEELVLIDHNTEETLPLVLDTGCWAGHSIYPNTKMDEVRMALLVQKYGAERILINSAADWGMSDPLKVPKTAAHMRSVGIAEEAIARIVWANPIAFFGQTGRIAKEDLGEHPLVDQSQLWEGNSVLRGQTPRRA encoded by the coding sequence ATGACGTCGCGAACGACCGACGACTACGAGGCCATGGCCGCCGCGGGCATCCGCGCCATCATCGAGCCGGCGTTTTGGCTCGGGCAGCCGCGCAACCACGTGGGCACCTTCGAGGACTATTTTGCCGCGCTGATCGGCTGGGAGCGTTTTCGCGCCAGCCAATTCGGCATCGTGCACTATTGCACGTTGGCGCTGAATCCCAAGGAGGCGAACAATCCGCGCGTCGCCGACGACGTCATGACCCTTTTGCCGAAGTACCTGGAAAAGGACGGCGTGGTGGCGGTCGGCGAAATTGGATTCGACGATCAGACCCCCGCCGAGGAGAAATATTTCGCGCAGCATTTGGAGCTGGCCAAACGCTTCGAATTGCCCGTGCTCATTCACACCCCGCACCGCGACAAGAAGCGCGGCACGGAGCGAAGCCTGGCCCTGGTGCGCGAGCAGCGCTTCCCCGAGGAGCTCGTGCTCATCGACCACAACACCGAGGAGACGCTCCCCCTCGTGCTGGATACCGGCTGTTGGGCGGGACATTCCATTTATCCAAATACGAAAATGGACGAAGTACGCATGGCGCTGCTCGTCCAGAAATACGGCGCGGAGCGCATTTTGATCAACAGCGCGGCCGATTGGGGCATGAGCGATCCGCTGAAGGTGCCCAAGACGGCCGCGCACATGCGCAGCGTGGGCATCGCGGAAGAGGCCATCGCGCGCATCGTTTGGGCGAACCCCATTGCGTTCTTCGGTCAAACCGGGCGCATCGCCAAAGAGGACCTCGGCGAGCATCCCTTGGTCGATCAGTCGCAGCTCTGGGAGGGTAACTCGGTGCTGCGCGGGCAGACGCCGCGGCGGGCATGA
- a CDS encoding EboA domain-containing protein, with protein MSEMAFRLEALLQKRSAEKPPEWSGRDRFLADYSSLSRKLGKKPLALEENEAAVLRANGIPWSLEAWGIDELGRVIALTRAARVVEADDFRELVEACYAQGDNRERTAVLRALPFLPDGEPFVPLAVEACRSSVDTIFQAICCDNPFPARHFPEANFCQMVIKALFTGASVPRIVGLTERISNELVRMANDFASERRAAGRALPDDLGYLLNIAREVTK; from the coding sequence ATGAGCGAGATGGCCTTTCGACTCGAGGCGCTACTCCAAAAAAGATCCGCCGAGAAGCCCCCCGAATGGTCCGGCCGAGATCGCTTTCTCGCGGACTATTCGTCGCTTTCGCGCAAACTCGGCAAAAAGCCCCTCGCGCTCGAGGAAAACGAGGCCGCGGTGCTTCGTGCGAACGGCATTCCCTGGTCGCTCGAGGCCTGGGGTATCGACGAGTTGGGGCGGGTCATCGCACTCACGCGCGCCGCGCGTGTCGTCGAAGCGGACGACTTTCGCGAGCTCGTGGAGGCGTGCTACGCGCAAGGCGACAATCGCGAACGCACCGCGGTATTGCGTGCGCTTCCCTTTCTGCCCGACGGGGAGCCGTTCGTGCCCCTCGCCGTCGAGGCGTGCCGCTCCAGCGTCGATACGATCTTTCAGGCGATCTGCTGCGACAATCCCTTTCCCGCCCGGCATTTCCCCGAGGCGAACTTTTGCCAAATGGTCATCAAAGCTCTCTTCACCGGTGCGAGTGTGCCGCGCATCGTTGGATTGACGGAGCGCATATCGAACGAGCTCGTTCGAATGGCCAACGACTTCGCGTCGGAACGGCGGGCCGCAGGGCGCGCCCTTCCCGACGATTTGGGGTACTTGCTCAACATAGCGCGCGAGGTGACCAAGTGA
- a CDS encoding YkgJ family cysteine cluster protein encodes MGHPAKRPRNSANGSSNWKSHASRARLLSLYAEVDALLEGYTCDASTECCRFGITGREPYPTAVERAEIEHAVAALGGERALARRLPVFPASEKACPLLSDAGRCRIYASRPFGCRTFFCDRAVGPGKLPRQEIQRISRDIAALSASTFPADPHPRPLTHTLRKN; translated from the coding sequence ATGGGGCATCCCGCCAAACGACCGCGGAACAGCGCAAATGGTTCGAGCAACTGGAAGAGCCACGCCTCGCGCGCCCGTCTCCTCTCATTGTATGCCGAGGTCGATGCGTTGCTCGAAGGGTATACCTGCGATGCGAGCACGGAGTGTTGCCGCTTTGGCATCACCGGGCGCGAGCCCTATCCGACCGCGGTCGAGCGTGCGGAAATCGAACACGCGGTGGCTGCTCTGGGTGGTGAACGCGCCCTTGCGCGTCGCCTCCCCGTTTTTCCGGCGTCCGAGAAGGCTTGTCCGCTTCTCTCCGACGCAGGCCGGTGCCGCATCTATGCATCGCGGCCATTTGGGTGCCGTACCTTCTTTTGCGACCGCGCTGTCGGGCCGGGCAAGCTTCCGCGCCAGGAGATCCAACGCATCTCGCGCGACATTGCCGCCTTGTCTGCCTCCACCTTTCCCGCCGATCCACATCCGCGTCCGCTCACGCACACTTTGAGGAAAAACTGA
- a CDS encoding M13 family metallopeptidase, with protein MDRSVKPGADFFLYANGSWYAKAQIPPDRNSTGVFTRLTEEIEKRSRGLLEEAARPGAAPGSTAQKIGDYYASYLDEAAIEKQGVAPLAPAFDRIAKIKDASSLATYLGATLRADVDPLNATDFQTGQVLGLFVEQDLNDPSRYAPYLLQGGLGMPDRSYYLDDAPRMQALRTAYLRHLTTNFRLAGIANPEVKAQNAFALEKKIAQSHGTRADSADVGKSNNPWPRAEFDKRAPGMNWTAYLSAAGLERQPSFIVWHPSALTGLAALVKSQPIEVWKQYLMARAIDHAAMYLPKAFVDESFAFYSKELRGTESPAPRWRRAANATDDALGEAVGKVYVEKYFPPETKRMVEGMVHNLVEAFGRRIDALTWMSPETKRKAKEKLATLKVGVGYPDKWRDYSGLSVVRGDVLGNFERAELFEYRRNVQKLGRPIDRDEWAMLPHVVNAVNLPVRNSLNFPAATLVPPFFDANATAAANYGSIGMTIGHEISHSFDDQGAQFDARGRFVDWWTPDDLSHFQASGAALATQFSAYKPFPDKAIDGKLTLSENIADLAGLAVAYDAWRTSLKGEPAPVQDGLTGDQQFFISYAQGWQSKERDEILRIALTTDGHAPDHYRVFTVRNIDAWYSAFDIAPTDPLFLAPNARVRVW; from the coding sequence ATGGATCGATCGGTCAAACCGGGCGCGGACTTTTTCCTCTACGCGAACGGCAGCTGGTATGCGAAGGCCCAGATCCCACCCGATCGCAATTCGACGGGCGTTTTCACCCGGCTCACCGAGGAAATCGAGAAGCGCTCGCGCGGTCTTTTGGAGGAGGCCGCACGCCCGGGCGCGGCACCCGGGTCGACGGCGCAGAAGATTGGCGACTATTATGCGAGCTACCTCGACGAAGCGGCGATCGAGAAACAGGGGGTCGCCCCGCTTGCGCCCGCATTCGACCGAATTGCGAAAATCAAAGATGCGAGCAGCCTGGCCACGTACCTCGGTGCCACGTTGCGTGCGGACGTGGATCCTTTGAATGCGACGGACTTCCAGACCGGCCAAGTCCTGGGCCTTTTCGTCGAACAGGATCTGAACGATCCCTCGCGCTATGCGCCCTACCTGCTGCAGGGCGGATTGGGCATGCCCGATCGCAGCTATTACCTCGACGATGCGCCGCGCATGCAGGCTTTGCGCACGGCCTACCTTCGTCATTTGACTACGAACTTCCGCCTAGCCGGAATTGCCAATCCGGAGGTGAAGGCGCAAAACGCATTCGCGCTGGAAAAGAAAATAGCTCAATCCCACGGGACCCGCGCCGACTCGGCGGATGTTGGCAAATCGAACAATCCGTGGCCGCGCGCCGAATTCGACAAGCGCGCGCCTGGAATGAATTGGACGGCCTATCTCTCCGCCGCCGGGCTCGAACGCCAACCCTCGTTCATCGTATGGCATCCGAGCGCACTCACCGGACTCGCGGCGCTGGTGAAGTCGCAACCCATCGAAGTGTGGAAGCAGTATCTGATGGCGCGGGCCATCGATCACGCGGCCATGTACCTTCCGAAGGCCTTCGTGGACGAAAGCTTTGCCTTTTACTCGAAGGAGCTGCGCGGCACGGAATCGCCGGCGCCGCGGTGGCGAAGGGCGGCGAACGCGACGGACGATGCGCTGGGCGAGGCCGTGGGCAAGGTCTACGTCGAGAAGTACTTTCCGCCGGAAACGAAGCGCATGGTCGAGGGTATGGTGCACAACCTCGTCGAGGCCTTCGGCCGCCGCATCGACGCACTCACCTGGATGTCGCCCGAGACGAAGCGCAAGGCCAAGGAGAAGCTCGCGACCTTGAAGGTCGGCGTGGGGTATCCGGACAAGTGGCGCGATTATTCGGGATTGTCGGTCGTGCGCGGTGACGTACTCGGTAATTTCGAGCGCGCGGAGCTCTTCGAATACCGCCGCAATGTGCAAAAGCTCGGGCGTCCCATTGACCGGGACGAATGGGCCATGCTCCCGCACGTCGTCAATGCGGTGAATTTGCCGGTGCGCAATTCTCTGAACTTCCCCGCGGCGACATTGGTGCCGCCCTTCTTCGATGCCAACGCGACGGCGGCGGCCAACTACGGCAGCATTGGCATGACCATCGGTCACGAAATCAGCCATTCCTTCGACGATCAGGGGGCGCAGTTCGATGCGCGCGGTCGATTCGTCGATTGGTGGACGCCCGACGATCTGTCCCATTTTCAAGCCTCGGGCGCGGCACTGGCTACGCAGTTCAGCGCCTACAAGCCATTTCCGGACAAAGCCATCGATGGCAAATTGACGTTGAGCGAAAACATCGCCGACTTGGCCGGTCTCGCCGTGGCGTACGACGCGTGGCGGACGTCATTGAAGGGTGAACCTGCACCCGTCCAGGACGGACTTACCGGTGATCAACAGTTCTTTATTTCATATGCGCAGGGTTGGCAGAGCAAAGAACGCGATGAAATCCTACGTATTGCCCTAACGACCGATGGGCACGCTCCGGATCACTACCGCGTATTCACGGTGCGAAACATCGATGCTTGGTATTCCGCCTTCGATATTGCTCCGACGGATCCGCTTTTCCTCGCGCCCAATGCGCGTGTGCGCGTGTGGTAG
- a CDS encoding HINT domain-containing protein: MRWKYPFILVATLFLVALGYFLDGRHVNRGAMALAALEAAEDVRNMDVTGACDPATHRCNGPGNCFVAGTPVATPTGDRLIESLAVGDVVLARNEADDKVSPRRIARTFTRGAPSLVDVRVVTADGSGETIRSTPEHPYYTRDRGWVAASDLFASEALLDRNGREVQVANVVPIAQSAMVYNLEVEADHTYFVGRTGVWVHNQCPVDPGDFSPGGGLPGKGGKGGKGGKGGKGGKGGKDGKGSGPGKDGKGDGPGAKSPPPDNTKSPPPDKSKSPPPDNTKSPPPGNTKSPPPGNGGNTKHPSGAILGPDGKVVDATNIPLASPKDKTYFWSGFTDGVGGEDVAKKYAQQNGGETLESTLEKKGLYKKPQDSPDNKMPQWGSPGATKVWTDVSQNFAAGASGKVYVVLGENRRKGNVWDTEELGKLQKNPNVTEIIAINPKTGKETPYWKPGDPPGIPPGFESKTP; this comes from the coding sequence ATGCGTTGGAAGTACCCGTTCATCCTCGTGGCCACGCTGTTTCTGGTGGCCCTCGGGTATTTCCTCGACGGTCGGCACGTCAACCGCGGAGCAATGGCATTGGCCGCGCTCGAAGCTGCGGAAGACGTGCGCAACATGGATGTCACTGGAGCGTGCGATCCGGCAACGCACCGGTGCAATGGGCCAGGCAACTGCTTCGTCGCCGGTACACCGGTGGCGACGCCCACCGGCGATCGTCTCATCGAGAGCCTCGCAGTGGGCGATGTCGTTCTCGCGCGCAACGAAGCGGACGACAAAGTCTCGCCGCGTCGCATTGCGCGCACGTTCACGCGTGGTGCACCTTCGTTGGTCGACGTGCGCGTCGTCACGGCGGATGGTTCGGGGGAGACGATCCGCTCGACACCGGAGCATCCGTATTACACGCGCGATCGGGGTTGGGTCGCGGCGAGCGATCTGTTTGCCAGCGAAGCGCTGCTCGACCGCAACGGCCGCGAGGTGCAGGTCGCGAACGTCGTTCCGATTGCGCAGTCGGCGATGGTCTACAACCTGGAGGTCGAGGCCGACCATACCTATTTCGTCGGCCGCACCGGCGTATGGGTGCACAACCAGTGCCCCGTCGACCCGGGTGACTTTTCACCTGGCGGCGGACTGCCCGGCAAAGGGGGTAAGGGAGGCAAGGGCGGTAAAGGAGGCAAGGGCGGTAAAGGCGGTAAAGACGGCAAGGGCAGTGGCCCCGGCAAAGATGGAAAAGGTGATGGTCCCGGGGCGAAATCGCCGCCGCCGGACAATACGAAGTCGCCCCCGCCGGACAAGTCGAAGTCACCGCCGCCGGACAATACGAAGTCGCCCCCGCCGGGGAATACCAAGTCTCCTCCACCCGGGAACGGCGGTAACACGAAGCACCCTTCGGGAGCCATCTTGGGGCCCGACGGAAAAGTGGTGGACGCGACGAACATCCCGCTCGCGAGCCCAAAGGACAAGACGTACTTTTGGTCAGGGTTCACGGACGGCGTCGGCGGCGAGGACGTCGCCAAGAAATACGCCCAACAGAATGGGGGCGAGACGTTGGAGTCGACCCTCGAGAAGAAGGGCCTCTACAAAAAGCCCCAGGACAGTCCAGACAACAAGATGCCGCAATGGGGGTCGCCCGGCGCGACGAAAGTTTGGACGGATGTGTCGCAGAACTTTGCTGCGGGGGCGTCCGGGAAGGTTTACGTCGTGCTCGGGGAAAACCGCCGGAAGGGCAACGTTTGGGATACCGAAGAGCTCGGGAAGCTGCAGAAGAACCCCAACGTGACGGAAATCATCGCCATCAATCCCAAGACGGGTAAAGAGACCCCCTACTGGAAGCCAGGGGATCCCCCCGGCATTCCGCCGGGATTCGAGAGCAAAACACCCTGA
- a CDS encoding immunity 74 family protein, whose protein sequence is MTTVRITGISRGQILVRVGNRTLTIPGEGHLDVPGSPGWLIQAAAIGGWDPPHENDPLGTAEKKEILAAVLRELDAQGTHYTVEGEVR, encoded by the coding sequence ATGACCACCGTTCGAATCACCGGCATCAGCCGGGGCCAAATCCTCGTCAGAGTGGGGAATCGCACCTTGACCATTCCCGGCGAAGGGCACTTGGACGTGCCGGGCTCGCCGGGATGGCTCATTCAAGCCGCGGCCATCGGCGGATGGGATCCACCCCACGAGAACGATCCCCTCGGCACCGCCGAAAAGAAAGAGATCCTCGCCGCCGTTCTCCGCGAGCTCGACGCCCAGGGCACCCACTACACCGTCGAGGGCGAGGTGCGCTGA
- a CDS encoding alpha-E domain-containing protein: MLSRVADAIYWMNRYIERMENVARFVDVNLHLALDFSDEDAQWEPLVRTTGDTELFNKRYGEPSRDNVLRFLTFDRDNPNSILACLSKARENARSVREIISSEMWEQVNRAYLMVLDAGRGDAAMEAPYEFFAAVKQAAHLFVGITYLTMSHNEGWHFGRLGRLLERADKTSRILDVKYFILLPSPVDVGTAVDELQWVALLRSASAFEMYRKKHGGISPSKVVDFLMLNPKFPRSVRYCLNKAERSLHAITGAPLGTWTNAAERELGRLTAELAYAETKEILGRGLHEYVDDLQQHLNHVSDAVYLTFFTMKPLAEEEEMLRSIPLPPLSMARLPDPE; this comes from the coding sequence ATGCTGAGTCGCGTTGCCGATGCGATCTACTGGATGAATCGCTACATCGAGCGCATGGAGAACGTCGCGCGTTTCGTCGACGTGAACCTGCACCTGGCGCTCGACTTCTCCGACGAAGACGCGCAATGGGAGCCGCTGGTGCGCACCACCGGTGACACCGAGTTGTTCAACAAGCGTTACGGAGAGCCCTCGCGGGACAACGTTCTGCGGTTTCTGACCTTCGACCGAGACAACCCCAATTCGATTCTCGCATGCCTGAGCAAGGCGCGGGAAAACGCGCGCTCGGTGCGCGAGATCATCTCCTCGGAGATGTGGGAACAGGTCAATCGCGCTTACCTCATGGTGCTCGATGCCGGCCGAGGCGACGCCGCCATGGAGGCACCGTACGAGTTCTTCGCGGCGGTAAAGCAGGCAGCGCACCTGTTCGTGGGCATTACGTACCTCACGATGAGCCACAACGAAGGATGGCACTTCGGGCGCCTCGGGCGATTGCTCGAACGCGCCGACAAGACGTCGCGCATCCTCGACGTGAAGTACTTCATTCTGCTTCCGTCGCCGGTCGACGTCGGCACCGCGGTGGACGAGCTGCAGTGGGTTGCGCTGCTTCGCTCGGCCAGCGCCTTCGAGATGTACCGCAAGAAGCACGGCGGCATCTCCCCGTCGAAGGTCGTCGACTTTCTCATGTTGAATCCCAAGTTCCCGCGCTCGGTGCGCTACTGCCTCAACAAGGCCGAGCGCTCACTCCACGCCATCACCGGCGCGCCATTGGGCACGTGGACGAACGCCGCCGAGCGCGAGCTGGGGCGCCTCACCGCGGAACTCGCCTATGCCGAGACGAAAGAGATCCTCGGGCGCGGGCTGCACGAGTACGTGGACGATCTGCAGCAGCATCTCAACCACGTCAGCGACGCGGTGTACCTCACCTTCTTCACGATGAAGCCGCTCGCGGAAGAAGAGGAAATGCTGCGCAGCATCCCGCTTCCTCCGTTGTCCATGGCGAGGCTGCCGGACCCGGAGTGA
- a CDS encoding circularly permuted type 2 ATP-grasp protein yields MRFDNYDAGGFYDEMFEAGDHPRPETTVLAQKLESLSPENLRTRQVAAERALLTRGITFNVYGNDAGQEKIMPFDIIPRVVPAGAWATIEKGLKQRVVALNMFVADVYGDQKILKDGVVPASLIASAAGFLPACKGIVPPRGIYCHVVGTDLVRDRDGQFYVLEDNLRCPSGVSYVLENRAVMKRTFPSVFNQSRVRPVDIYPGKLLQTLQHLSNASSPTVVVLTPGVHNSAYFEHSFLAQQMGVELVEGRDLVVHEGRVHMRTTKGFHRVDVIYRRIDDTFLDPQAFRPDSLLGVPGIMEVFRNGKVALANAPGNGVADDKVIYTYVPRMIEYYLGERAILPNVPTYRCEDARDRQHVLENIANLVVKAANESGGYGMLIGPKATAEEREEFKGRIQKNPREYIAQPVLGLSRVPTIIEDRIEGRHVDLRPYVLYGEDIFVLPGGLTRVALRQGSLVVNSSQGGGSKDTWVIADEGAHSAQQIQSPSGHGSQTQSQSQSHGSQSQSGHGAQSQSQSGTALQAGPGAQNGNH; encoded by the coding sequence GTGCGCTTCGATAACTACGACGCGGGCGGCTTTTACGACGAAATGTTCGAGGCTGGGGACCACCCACGGCCCGAAACGACGGTGCTAGCGCAAAAGCTAGAATCGTTGTCGCCTGAAAACCTACGTACGCGCCAAGTCGCGGCGGAGCGGGCGCTTTTGACGCGAGGCATTACCTTCAACGTGTACGGGAATGACGCGGGGCAAGAGAAGATCATGCCCTTCGACATCATTCCACGTGTCGTGCCCGCGGGAGCGTGGGCCACCATCGAGAAGGGCCTCAAACAGCGCGTCGTCGCGCTCAATATGTTCGTCGCCGACGTATATGGGGATCAAAAGATTCTCAAAGATGGCGTCGTTCCCGCCTCGCTGATTGCCTCGGCGGCCGGCTTCCTCCCTGCGTGCAAAGGCATCGTCCCGCCGCGTGGCATCTACTGCCATGTCGTCGGAACCGATTTGGTGCGCGATCGCGACGGGCAGTTCTACGTGCTCGAGGACAATCTGCGCTGTCCCTCCGGCGTGTCGTACGTGCTGGAGAACCGCGCGGTGATGAAGAGGACTTTTCCGTCGGTCTTCAATCAGTCGCGTGTCCGCCCGGTGGACATTTATCCGGGCAAGCTTCTGCAGACGCTGCAGCATCTGAGCAATGCTTCTTCACCCACGGTGGTGGTGCTCACCCCGGGCGTGCACAATTCGGCGTACTTCGAGCACTCGTTCCTCGCGCAGCAAATGGGCGTCGAGCTGGTGGAGGGGCGCGATCTGGTGGTCCACGAGGGGCGCGTGCACATGCGCACCACCAAGGGCTTCCATCGGGTCGACGTCATTTACCGGCGCATCGACGACACGTTCCTCGATCCGCAGGCCTTCCGGCCGGATTCGCTGCTCGGCGTTCCCGGCATCATGGAAGTGTTCCGCAACGGCAAGGTGGCCCTGGCGAATGCCCCGGGCAATGGCGTGGCGGACGACAAGGTCATCTACACCTACGTGCCGCGCATGATCGAGTATTACCTCGGCGAGCGCGCCATCCTGCCCAACGTGCCCACGTACCGCTGCGAGGACGCGCGCGATCGGCAGCACGTGCTGGAGAACATCGCCAATCTGGTGGTGAAGGCGGCCAACGAATCGGGCGGCTACGGCATGCTCATCGGACCCAAGGCCACCGCCGAGGAGCGCGAGGAGTTCAAGGGCCGCATCCAGAAGAACCCGCGCGAATACATCGCGCAGCCGGTGCTCGGATTGTCGCGTGTGCCGACGATCATCGAGGACCGCATCGAAGGGCGCCACGTGGATTTGCGTCCCTACGTGCTCTACGGCGAGGACATCTTCGTGCTCCCGGGCGGACTCACCCGCGTGGCCCTGCGCCAGGGTTCGCTGGTGGTCAATTCGTCGCAAGGCGGCGGCAGCAAGGACACGTGGGTCATCGCCGACGAGGGCGCCCATTCTGCCCAGCAGATACAGTCGCCATCGGGCCATGGCTCGCAAACTCAATCGCAGTCGCAATCGCATGGCTCGCAGTCGCAATCAGGACACGGGGCGCAGTCGCAATCGCAATCAGGAACGGCCCTCCAAGCCGGGCCTGGGGCGCAGAACGGAAACCACTGA
- a CDS encoding TetR/AcrR family transcriptional regulator, translated as MAKRPAIAPRKQPVQARSHATVEAILQATVRVLTKVGYDRTSTNKVAEAAGVSVGSLYQYFPSKEALAVALAERYHERLFAVMFERLREVATLPIHDAVRSVIWAIVDAHRADPVVHRILTEQIPRIGKLGEILKDIEVRATPIVRQYLEARQREIRVKDLDAAAYVVVVTVQVLADRISHNKDPLELSRRVDATCELVSRYLVDDNAERKRS; from the coding sequence ATGGCCAAGCGCCCCGCCATCGCCCCGAGAAAACAGCCTGTTCAAGCTCGATCCCACGCCACGGTCGAGGCCATCCTGCAGGCTACTGTTCGCGTTTTGACCAAGGTCGGTTACGACCGCACGAGCACCAACAAGGTGGCCGAAGCCGCCGGCGTCAGTGTGGGCTCCCTGTATCAATACTTTCCAAGCAAGGAGGCGCTCGCGGTGGCCTTGGCGGAGCGCTACCACGAGCGGCTCTTCGCCGTGATGTTCGAGCGCCTGCGCGAAGTGGCCACGTTGCCCATCCACGATGCGGTCCGCTCCGTCATCTGGGCCATCGTTGACGCACACCGGGCCGATCCCGTGGTGCACCGCATCCTCACCGAGCAGATCCCGCGCATTGGCAAGCTGGGCGAGATCCTCAAGGACATCGAGGTTCGTGCGACCCCCATCGTTCGCCAGTACCTCGAAGCGCGGCAGCGCGAGATCCGCGTGAAAGATCTCGATGCGGCCGCTTACGTCGTGGTCGTCACGGTGCAGGTCCTGGCCGACCGCATCTCTCACAACAAAGATCCGCTAGAGCTGTCCCGTCGCGTCGACGCCACCTGCGAGCTTGTCAGCCGCTATCTCGTGGACGACAATGCCGAAAGGAAACGTTCCTGA
- a CDS encoding Coq4 family protein — MATIKGVRAFVTVVRDTSSLEPIFQLRESLTNPKMLTPMIADLKERSAEARTAFRTLRRLPPWNFASLDALPEGSLGRHFAEHVRAAGIDPAALPTLPAHDDFGYVAAHLYETHDLWHALTGFDIDVAGELGLQAFYLAQQRSGLSLAILSAGMLNTAIYAMDDRVRRLDAISVGWGMGRYAKPIFGIDWESLLPQSLEEVRARYRIVPVTQAFNQVKLAA, encoded by the coding sequence ATGGCCACCATCAAGGGGGTACGTGCGTTCGTGACCGTGGTGCGCGACACGAGCAGCCTGGAGCCGATTTTCCAGCTGCGCGAATCGCTCACCAATCCGAAAATGCTTACGCCCATGATTGCCGACTTGAAGGAGCGCAGTGCGGAAGCGCGGACGGCGTTTCGCACGTTGCGAAGGCTGCCGCCGTGGAATTTCGCCTCACTCGACGCGCTTCCCGAGGGCTCGCTGGGCCGCCATTTCGCGGAGCACGTGCGCGCGGCAGGCATCGACCCGGCCGCGCTGCCGACGTTGCCGGCGCACGATGACTTCGGGTACGTGGCGGCGCATCTGTACGAGACGCACGACCTGTGGCACGCGCTGACGGGCTTCGACATCGACGTTGCGGGCGAGCTCGGGTTGCAGGCGTTCTATTTGGCGCAACAGCGTTCGGGGCTATCGCTCGCCATCCTTTCCGCGGGAATGTTGAACACCGCGATTTACGCCATGGATGACCGGGTGCGTCGTCTGGATGCGATCAGCGTGGGTTGGGGGATGGGGCGGTATGCAAAACCGATTTTCGGCATCGACTGGGAATCGCTACTTCCCCAGTCGCTCGAGGAGGTGCGGGCGCGCTACCGCATCGTGCCGGTGACCCAGGCGTTCAACCAAGTGAAGTTGGCAGCCTGA